In the Micromonospora narathiwatensis genome, one interval contains:
- a CDS encoding ADP-ribosylglycohydrolase family protein, which translates to MTFTLFPDTRLALARDALAGLSVGDALGAMFFVPGRPTAPWHDDLPPGPWAWSDDTEMACSVVTVLTEAGEIDRDSLASAFAERYDPARRYGAGAVELLELIRAGTPWPVAAASAFDGQGSCGNGAAMRVAPLGAWYADSTRRAADQARASAEVTHAHPEGIAGAVAVTVAASLAARARLDGDRPEPARLLGAVAGALDPGGELHRGVRRAVALLGHSAGVAADALGNGSRVTAQDTVPFTLWVAATHLDDYPAAIRVCVEAGGDVDTTAAIVGGVVAAYTGVGTPGGVPDGWLAAREPLPTWLPAHP; encoded by the coding sequence ATGACGTTCACCCTGTTCCCCGACACCCGCCTGGCGCTCGCCCGGGACGCCCTCGCCGGCCTCTCGGTCGGTGACGCTCTCGGCGCGATGTTCTTCGTCCCCGGCCGGCCGACCGCGCCGTGGCACGATGACCTGCCTCCCGGCCCGTGGGCGTGGAGTGACGACACCGAGATGGCCTGCTCGGTCGTGACCGTCCTGACCGAGGCCGGGGAGATCGATCGCGACAGCCTGGCCAGCGCCTTCGCCGAGCGCTACGACCCGGCCCGCCGCTACGGCGCGGGCGCCGTCGAGCTGCTGGAGCTGATCCGCGCCGGGACGCCGTGGCCGGTGGCCGCCGCGTCCGCGTTCGACGGGCAGGGCTCCTGCGGCAACGGCGCCGCGATGCGGGTCGCCCCGCTCGGCGCCTGGTACGCCGACTCGACCCGGCGCGCCGCCGATCAGGCCCGCGCCTCCGCCGAGGTGACCCACGCCCACCCGGAGGGAATCGCCGGCGCGGTCGCGGTGACGGTCGCCGCCTCGCTGGCCGCCCGGGCCCGGCTGGACGGGGACCGACCCGAGCCGGCCCGGCTGCTCGGCGCGGTGGCCGGCGCCCTGGACCCGGGCGGCGAGCTGCACCGGGGCGTACGCCGGGCGGTCGCGTTGCTCGGTCACTCGGCGGGCGTGGCCGCCGACGCGCTCGGCAACGGCTCCCGGGTCACCGCGCAGGACACCGTCCCGTTCACGCTCTGGGTCGCCGCCACCCACCTCGACGACTACCCGGCCGCGATCCGCGTCTGCGTCGAGGCGGGCGGGGACGTGGACACCACTGCGGCCATCGTCGGCGGGGTGGTCGCCGCGTACACCGGGGTCGGCACGCCGGGCGGCGTGCCCGACGGCTGGCTCGCCGCCCGCGAGCCGCTGCCGACCTGGCTCCCCGCCCACCCCTGA
- a CDS encoding aldo/keto reductase: MEQRSFGRLGRHAGIVGLGAWQLGADWGEVSESAAMDVLAAAVDSGVTFLDTADVYGDGRSERLIGRFLRERPGHGLTVATKMGRRVPQTPEAYTLDNFRAWTDRSRANLGVDTLDLVQLHCPPTAVFADDRVFDALDTLVAERRIAGYGVSVETCDQALTAIARPGVASVQIILNAVRLKPLDRVLPAASAAGVGIIARVPLASGLLSGRYDEHTTFPANDHRNFNRHGESFDVGETFSGVDYDLGLAAVRRLSPLVGDGRTMAQFALRWILDQPGVTVVIPGARDAEQARRNAATADLPPLTGAELAAVRETYDELIRPQVHDRW; encoded by the coding sequence ATGGAACAGCGCAGCTTCGGCCGGCTCGGCCGGCACGCGGGCATCGTCGGACTCGGTGCCTGGCAGCTCGGCGCCGACTGGGGTGAGGTCAGCGAGAGCGCGGCGATGGACGTGCTCGCCGCCGCCGTCGACTCCGGCGTCACCTTCCTGGACACCGCCGACGTGTACGGCGACGGCCGCAGCGAGCGGCTGATCGGCCGGTTCCTGCGCGAGCGCCCCGGGCACGGGCTGACCGTGGCGACCAAGATGGGCCGGCGGGTGCCGCAGACGCCGGAGGCGTACACCCTGGACAACTTCCGGGCCTGGACCGACCGCTCCCGGGCCAACCTCGGCGTGGACACCCTCGACCTGGTGCAGCTGCACTGCCCGCCCACCGCGGTCTTCGCCGACGACCGGGTCTTCGACGCGCTGGACACCCTGGTCGCCGAGCGGCGGATCGCCGGGTACGGGGTCAGCGTCGAGACCTGCGACCAGGCGCTCACCGCCATCGCCCGGCCCGGCGTGGCCAGCGTGCAGATCATCCTCAACGCGGTCCGGCTCAAGCCGCTCGACCGGGTGCTGCCCGCCGCGTCGGCGGCCGGCGTGGGCATCATCGCCCGGGTGCCGCTGGCCAGCGGCCTGCTCTCCGGTCGCTACGACGAGCACACCACGTTCCCGGCGAACGACCACCGCAACTTCAACCGGCACGGGGAATCGTTCGACGTCGGCGAGACGTTCTCCGGGGTCGACTACGACCTCGGCCTGGCCGCCGTACGCCGGCTCTCGCCGCTGGTCGGCGACGGCCGGACGATGGCCCAGTTCGCGCTGCGCTGGATCCTCGACCAGCCCGGCGTCACCGTGGTCATCCCCGGCGCCCGCGACGCCGAGCAGGCGCGGCGCAACGCCGCCACGGCCGACCTGCCGCCGTTGACCGGGGCCGAGCTGGCCGCCGTCCGCGAGACGTACGACGAGCTGATCCGGCCGCAGGTGCACGACCGCTGGTGA
- a CDS encoding response regulator transcription factor has product MATVLLVEDDHVVRGAMLRSLTDRGHAVHAVGTALDALRRVAAETPDLVVLDLGLPDLDGSDALRMLRGITDVPIIIATARDDEQSVVRLLRAGADDYMVKPFTGAHLDARITTVLRRAGRASRTVQPAVHTVGGLRVDVGERSAVLDGQPLALTRKEFDLLAYLAARPGRVVSRRELLEEVWRQPSVGEDQTIDVHLYWLRRKMGESAAKPRYLRTVRGVGFRLVVPD; this is encoded by the coding sequence GTGGCCACCGTCCTCCTGGTCGAAGACGATCACGTCGTACGCGGTGCGATGCTGCGGTCCCTCACCGACCGGGGACACGCCGTGCACGCCGTCGGCACGGCGCTGGACGCGCTGCGCCGGGTCGCCGCCGAGACTCCCGACCTGGTCGTGCTCGACCTCGGCCTGCCCGATCTGGACGGCTCGGACGCGCTGCGGATGCTGCGCGGGATCACCGACGTGCCGATCATCATCGCCACCGCGAGGGACGACGAGCAGTCCGTGGTGCGGCTGTTGCGGGCGGGCGCCGACGACTACATGGTCAAGCCGTTCACCGGGGCCCACCTGGATGCCCGGATCACCACCGTGCTGCGCCGGGCGGGCCGGGCCAGCCGTACGGTCCAGCCGGCGGTGCACACCGTCGGCGGGCTGCGGGTGGACGTGGGCGAACGCAGCGCGGTGCTGGACGGGCAGCCGCTGGCGCTGACCCGTAAGGAATTCGACCTGCTGGCGTATCTCGCCGCGCGTCCCGGCCGGGTAGTGTCCCGGCGGGAACTCTTGGAGGAGGTATGGCGGCAGCCGTCGGTCGGCGAGGACCAGACCATCGACGTTCACCTCTACTGGCTGCGCCGCAAAATGGGCGAGTCCGCGGCGAAGCCGCGCTACCTGCGCACCGTGCGGGGGGTCGGCTTCCGGCTGGTGGTGCCCGACTGA
- a CDS encoding cold-shock protein, producing the protein MAQGTVKWFNADKGFGFITVDGGGADVFVHFSAIQTSGYRTLEENQRVEFEIAQGQKGPQAEQVRPI; encoded by the coding sequence ATGGCGCAGGGAACCGTGAAGTGGTTCAACGCTGACAAGGGCTTCGGCTTCATCACCGTCGACGGCGGGGGTGCTGACGTGTTCGTCCACTTCTCGGCCATCCAGACCAGCGGCTACCGCACGCTGGAGGAGAACCAGCGGGTGGAGTTCGAGATCGCCCAGGGTCAGAAGGGTCCGCAGGCCGAGCAGGTCCGCCCCATCTGA
- a CDS encoding adenosine deaminase translates to MTDLSAFIAGLPKVELHVHHVGSASPRIVAELAARHEGRSPVPADPERLAEYFAFRDFAHFVEIYLSVVDLIRDPEDVWILTHEVARELARQQVRYAELTITPYSHVRRGIPAPAFCEAIEDARKRAEADFGIALRWCFDIPGEAGLPAAEETLQIALRERPDGLISFGLGGPEIGVPRPQFKPYFDQARAAGLRSVPHAGETTGPETIWDALRELGAERIGHGISAALDPELLTHLAERQIALEVCPTSNVRTRAVATLDEHPLPQLVEAGLLVTINSDDPPMFGTTLNDEYAVAARLLNVGPDGLAALARAAVTASFLEPAEKARISGEIDAYLAGAAR, encoded by the coding sequence GTGACCGACCTGTCCGCCTTCATCGCCGGACTGCCCAAGGTGGAGCTGCACGTGCACCACGTCGGCTCCGCCTCGCCCCGGATCGTCGCCGAGCTGGCCGCCCGGCACGAGGGGCGCAGCCCCGTCCCGGCCGACCCCGAGCGGCTCGCCGAATATTTCGCGTTCCGCGACTTCGCCCATTTCGTCGAGATCTACCTCAGCGTCGTGGACCTGATCCGCGACCCGGAGGACGTCTGGATCCTCACCCACGAGGTGGCCCGGGAGCTGGCCCGCCAGCAGGTCCGGTACGCCGAGCTGACCATCACGCCGTACTCGCACGTGCGCCGGGGGATTCCGGCGCCCGCGTTCTGCGAGGCGATCGAGGACGCGCGCAAGCGGGCCGAGGCCGACTTCGGCATCGCGCTGCGCTGGTGCTTCGACATTCCCGGTGAGGCGGGACTGCCGGCCGCCGAGGAGACGCTGCAGATCGCCCTGCGGGAACGGCCGGACGGGCTGATCAGCTTCGGCCTGGGCGGCCCCGAGATCGGGGTGCCGCGACCGCAGTTCAAGCCGTACTTCGACCAGGCCCGAGCCGCGGGGCTGCGCTCGGTGCCGCACGCCGGCGAGACCACCGGGCCGGAGACGATCTGGGACGCGCTGCGGGAACTGGGCGCGGAGCGGATCGGCCACGGCATCTCCGCCGCGCTCGATCCCGAACTGCTCACCCACCTGGCCGAGCGGCAGATCGCGCTGGAGGTCTGCCCCACCTCCAACGTCCGTACCCGGGCGGTGGCGACCCTCGACGAGCACCCGCTGCCGCAGCTCGTCGAGGCCGGGCTGCTGGTCACCATCAACTCCGACGACCCGCCGATGTTCGGCACCACCCTGAACGACGAGTACGCCGTCGCCGCCCGGCTGCTGAACGTGGGCCCGGACGGGCTCGCCGCGCTGGCCCGGGCCGCGGTCACCGCCTCGTTCCTGGAGCCGGCGGAGAAGGCCCGGATCAGCGGCGAGATCGACGCGTACCTGGCGGGCGCGGCGCGCTGA
- a CDS encoding DUF4235 domain-containing protein, which yields MSNKVGKAAYKPVGVLLGLAAGTVAGVIFRQVWRVTAGDGEAPSATDEHRRWGEILAAAALQGAIFAVVRAAVDRGGAISVRRLTGHWPD from the coding sequence GTGAGCAACAAGGTCGGCAAGGCCGCGTACAAGCCGGTCGGGGTGCTGCTCGGGCTGGCCGCCGGTACGGTCGCCGGGGTCATCTTCCGGCAGGTCTGGCGGGTCACGGCGGGCGACGGGGAGGCGCCCAGCGCCACCGACGAGCATCGGCGCTGGGGCGAGATCCTGGCCGCCGCCGCGTTGCAGGGCGCGATCTTCGCGGTCGTCCGGGCCGCCGTGGATCGCGGCGGGGCGATCAGCGTACGCCGGCTCACCGGGCACTGGCCCGACTGA
- a CDS encoding trans-aconitate 2-methyltransferase: protein MWDPTTYLRYGDERSRPFHDLVARVPAERPRAVVDLGCGPGTLTATLARRWPRARLGGIDSSPEMIARASALDTPATFAVGDVRSWRPEPDVDVVVSNAVLQWVPGHRELLTRWAAGLPAGAWLAFQVPGNFDAPSHRALRAVAGHDRWRDTLAPLLREAPVDDPVDYAALLVGAGCAVDAWETTYVHLLPAAAGADHPVLTWMEGTALRPVRAALTAAGWAEFRAELGVRLAQDYPVRQGQVYFPFRRIFAVARTGARAEETK, encoded by the coding sequence ATGTGGGACCCGACCACCTACCTGCGCTACGGCGACGAGCGCTCCCGGCCCTTCCACGACCTGGTCGCCCGGGTCCCGGCCGAGCGCCCACGGGCCGTGGTGGACCTCGGCTGCGGCCCCGGCACGCTCACCGCCACCCTCGCCCGGCGGTGGCCGCGGGCCCGGCTGGGCGGGATCGACTCCTCCCCAGAGATGATCGCCCGGGCGAGCGCCCTGGACACCCCGGCCACCTTCGCCGTCGGCGACGTACGGTCCTGGCGTCCGGAGCCGGACGTGGACGTGGTGGTCAGCAACGCGGTGCTCCAGTGGGTGCCCGGCCACCGGGAGCTGCTCACCCGCTGGGCCGCCGGGCTGCCGGCGGGCGCGTGGCTGGCCTTCCAGGTCCCCGGCAACTTCGACGCCCCGTCGCACCGGGCGCTGCGTGCGGTGGCCGGGCATGACCGGTGGCGGGACACGCTCGCCCCGCTGCTGCGCGAGGCGCCCGTCGACGACCCCGTCGACTACGCCGCGCTGCTGGTCGGTGCCGGCTGCGCGGTCGACGCCTGGGAGACTACCTACGTGCACCTGCTCCCGGCCGCCGCCGGCGCGGACCACCCGGTCCTGACCTGGATGGAGGGTACGGCGCTGCGCCCGGTCCGGGCCGCGCTGACCGCCGCCGGCTGGGCCGAGTTCCGCGCCGAGCTGGGCGTCCGGCTCGCACAGGATTACCCGGTGCGGCAGGGTCAGGTGTACTTCCCGTTCCGCCGGATCTTCGCGGTGGCCCGCACCGGCGCCCGCGCAGAGGAGACCAAGTGA
- a CDS encoding HAMP domain-containing sensor histidine kinase, whose protein sequence is MCTLVALAFLIPLGLALGDQSRHEKLADAARRSALVTGALAVSTDPDVVHRAVAATDDDPALRPVVHGLGGDESLGRADAAALARAGADRRSLVTDVPGGVLRLDPVVLGDRVAVVEVFVPDRVLDEGSGRRWLLLLAVAAALVAAVVIVVDRVAARAVDATGELVKAALAVGDGDLGVRVEPAGPRELAEAGHAFNRMAERLVALRADERELVADLSHRLRTPLTALRLDAEALESDDTSIGTFSAAELDRRRGIRRIRQAIVTLEGEVDQLIKTTRKAVSQEAGPATCDVSEVVRDRMVFWSALAGDQNRPHRVVGAQLRIPAPVPRAELAAALDAVIGNVFRYTPQGTAFEVAVSRRDGWVAIRIDDAGPGIANPDRALRRGASDQGSTGLGLDIARRVALQANGSVSIDQARLGGASVVMLLADPEATPRQVNRFGLVGRMARDGREQKIRRRLPRPR, encoded by the coding sequence ATGTGCACCCTCGTCGCGCTCGCCTTCCTCATCCCGCTCGGGCTCGCCCTCGGCGACCAGTCGCGGCACGAGAAGCTGGCCGACGCGGCCCGGCGCAGTGCCCTGGTCACCGGCGCGCTCGCGGTCAGCACCGACCCGGACGTCGTCCACCGCGCGGTCGCGGCCACCGACGACGACCCGGCGCTGCGGCCGGTCGTACACGGTCTCGGTGGTGACGAGTCCCTCGGCCGCGCCGACGCCGCGGCGCTGGCCCGGGCCGGCGCCGACCGGCGGTCGCTGGTCACCGACGTGCCCGGCGGCGTGCTCCGGCTGGACCCGGTGGTGCTCGGCGACAGGGTCGCGGTGGTGGAGGTCTTCGTCCCCGACCGGGTGCTCGACGAGGGTTCCGGCCGGCGGTGGCTGCTGCTGCTCGCGGTGGCGGCGGCGCTGGTCGCGGCCGTGGTGATCGTGGTCGACCGGGTTGCCGCGCGGGCGGTGGACGCCACCGGCGAGCTGGTCAAGGCGGCGCTCGCCGTCGGCGACGGTGACCTCGGCGTACGGGTCGAGCCGGCCGGCCCGCGGGAGCTGGCCGAGGCCGGGCACGCGTTCAACCGGATGGCGGAGCGGCTCGTCGCGCTCCGCGCCGACGAGCGGGAACTCGTCGCGGACCTGTCCCACCGGTTGCGTACCCCGCTGACCGCGCTGCGGCTGGACGCCGAGGCGCTGGAGTCCGACGACACCAGCATCGGGACGTTCAGCGCGGCGGAACTCGACCGCCGGCGCGGCATCCGGCGGATCCGGCAGGCCATCGTCACCCTGGAGGGCGAGGTCGACCAGCTGATCAAGACCACCCGCAAGGCGGTCAGCCAGGAGGCCGGACCGGCGACGTGCGACGTGAGCGAGGTGGTCCGGGACCGGATGGTCTTCTGGTCGGCCCTCGCGGGCGACCAGAACCGGCCGCACCGGGTCGTCGGGGCGCAACTACGCATTCCGGCGCCGGTGCCCCGGGCCGAGCTGGCCGCCGCGCTCGACGCGGTGATCGGCAACGTCTTCCGCTACACGCCGCAGGGCACCGCGTTCGAGGTGGCGGTCAGCCGGCGGGACGGCTGGGTGGCGATCCGCATCGACGACGCCGGCCCGGGCATCGCGAATCCGGACCGGGCGCTGCGCCGGGGCGCCAGCGACCAGGGCTCGACCGGGCTCGGGCTGGACATCGCCCGGCGGGTCGCGTTGCAGGCCAACGGGTCGGTCAGCATCGACCAGGCCCGGCTCGGCGGGGCCAGCGTGGTGATGCTGCTGGCCGACCCGGAGGCGACGCCCCGGCAGGTCAACCGGTTCGGGCTGGTCGGCCGGATGGCGCGGGACGGCCGGGAGCAGAAGATCCGCCGCCGCCTGCCCCGGCCGCGCTGA